TCGAACTCGACGACCCGAACCGATTCACCGAAGCGACCCCGTACAACCCGTCGTCTCCCTACTCGTCGACGAAGGCGGGCAGTGATCTGTTGGTGCGCGCCTGGGTGCGCTCGTTCGGCGTTCAGGCGACGATCTCGAACTGCTCGAACAACTACGGGCCGTACCAGCACGTCGAGAAGTTCATCCCGCGTCAGATCACCAATGTGCTGCGCGGCGAGCGCCCGAAGCTGTACGGGGCGGGGCTGAACGTGCGCGACTGGATTCACGCCGACGACCACTCCTCCGCCGTGCTCACCATCCTCGAGAAGGGCGAGATCGGTGAGACGTACCTCATCGGAGCCGACGGTGAGAAGAACAACAAGGAGGTCGTCGAGCTGATCCTCACCCAGCTCGGCCAGCCCGCCGACGCCTACGACCACGTCACCGACCGCCCCGGGCACGACCTGCGCTACGCGATCGACTCGAGCAAGCTGCGCGACGAACTCGGCTGGCAGCCCCGCTACACCGACTTCACTGCCGGGCTCGCCGCCACCATCGACTGGTACCGCGACAACGAGGCCTGGTGGGCCCCGCAGAAGGATGCGACCGAGGCGCGCTACGCGGCGCAGGGCCAGTGACGCGCATCCTGATTACCGGCGCCGGCGGGATGCTCGGCCGCGACCTGCAGACCGCGCTCGGTGGCCGCGCGGTCACCGCCGCGACCCGCGCGGACCTCGACATCACCGACGTCGAGGCCGCCGCCGACGCGGTCGCCGGGCACGGTGTTGTCGTGAACTGTGCCGCGTACACGGCGGTAGACGCGGCTGAAAGCGACGAGCAGGCGGCGCACCTCATCAACGCGACGGGCGCCGAGAATCTGGCCCGCGCATCCGCCCGCCACGGCGCACGCCTGATTCAGCTGTCGACCGACTACGTGTTCGCCGGCGACGCGACGACTCCTTACTCAGAAGATGCGCCGCTCGCGCCGGTGTCGGCCTACGGCCGCACGAAGGCCGACGGTGAGCGCCTCGCACGCGCCGCCCACCCCGCGGGCACAATCATCGTGCGCACGGCGTGGCTGTACGGCCAGCACGGGCCCAACTTCGCCGCCACCATGCTGAGGCTCGCGGCGGAGCGCGAAACCCTCACCGTCGTCGATGACCAGCGCGGGCAGCCCACCTGGACGGCCGACCTCGCAGCGCAGATCGTGGCGCTCATCGACTCCCCCGTGACGTCGGGCGTCTTTCACGGCACAGCCGCGGGCGAGACGACGTGGTTCGGCTTCGCGCGGGCCGTGTTCGAGAATGCCGGCCTCGACCCCGAGCGGGTGCAGCCGACAGACTCGTCGAGCTTCGTGCGCCCGGCACCCCGCCCCGCGTACTCGGTGCTCGGGCACGACGCGTGGGCCGCCGAGGGCCTCCCGACTCCGCGCAACTGGCGCGCAGCTCTCGACGCGGCCTTCGCTGCGGGCGCCGTTAGGACGCCCTAGAGCGGTCGGGTCGTCGCCGGCTGCGCGAGGTCGCGCGCGACGTCGATGAGGCCGCGGTTGTAGCGGTGGTACCGCCCGCCCACGGCGGCTGCCGCGACCCGCGGCACGCGCGCGACGCGGCTCACCGGTAGCGAGGCCCGCCACCGCTCATGCGCCAACTTACGGTGCAGCGTCTCGCGAATGCGCGCGTTGGCCACCTCGGGATGCGCGTCAGCAAACTCCGCGATACTCGCGGCCCGCGCGATCAACCGTGCCGCTCGCTCATCGCGCGCCTCCGTCAGCTTCTGCCTGCGACGCTCCCAGTCGACGGCGCTCGCCCCGATCTGGTTGCCGCCGTGCTGCCGGTAGTCAAGCAGCGGCTCGGGCACGAGTCGCACGCCACCCGAGAGCGCCGCAACCATGGCGAACCACTCGTCGTGAATCCACCCCTCACCGATCGGAAGCGCCCCGCGCGCAAACGGGCCCCGCATCACCGCGGTCGCCCCCGTGATGAGGTTGCGACGTAGAAGCACGTCAAACGCGTGGCCGCTCGTCAGGGCGTTGCGCTCTCGGACCGTCGCATCCAGGGTGTCTAGAAGCAAACCGCCCGTGGGCACGCCGTCGGCGTCGACGAGTCGGGCGTCCGAGTGCACGAGCATCACGGCCGGGTCGGAGAACACCGGAATCAACCGGGCCAACCGGTCGGCGGGCCAGACGTCGTCCTGGTCGCTGAGAGCAACAAGGTCGCCGGTTGTCCGCGCGACGGTATCTTCGAAATTCTTCGCGACGCCGAGCGGGGCCTCGCGGCGCACGATCGTGAGGTCGATCTCGAGTCCGCGCCCACGAGCATCCGCCACCGCCGCCTCGATGACGGCAACGGTGCCGTCGCGAGACGCGTCGTCACCGACCACGATCTCGTCGACCGGCACAGTCTGATTCAGGATGCTCGTCACCTGCTGCCCGACAAACCGCTCACCATTGTGCGTGCACAGCGCCACGGACACGGTGGGTCGGTCGGCGGGACGGCTCATGCGCCCAGCCTAGAAGCTCGCTCCGCGGCAGGCGGCCCGCCCCGGCCGAGTAGCATGGCGACACGATGGGTGCGGCCGAGAACGAGCACGGTGACGCGGCGACGCTCGCCGTCGTGACGGTCGCGTACCGCTCTGACGAGGTGCTCCCGACGTTCCTGCGCTCGATTCCCCCGGCGTCGTCCGAGCCGGTCACCGTCGTCGTCGTCGACAACGCACCCACCGCTGGCGACGCGCGTTCTCATGCCGAGGAATGTGGCGCCCAGTATCTCGCGCTCGCGGCGAACCCGGGCTACGGCGGTGCGGTCAACGCCGCCGTCAAGACGCTGCCGGCATCCGTCGAATGGATTCTCGTCAGCAATCCCGACGTCGTGCTGGGGGCCGGGGCTATCGACGAGTTGCTCGCCGCCGCACGGGCGAGTGACCGGGTCGGCAGTGCGGGGCCCACGGTTCTCGGTGGTGACGGAGCGCTATACCCGTCGGCCCGCTCGGTGCCGTCCATCCGCACGGGTGTCGGCCACGCCCTCTTTGGCCGGGTGTGGCCGTCGAACCCGTGGTCGGCGCGCTACCTCGGCACGCGGCGCGCGAGCGACGGAACGGCTGACGTGGGGTGGCTGTCAGGCTCGTGCGTACTCGTGCGCCGCGCCGCGTTCGACGAGGTCGGCGGCTTCGACGAGGGATACTTCATGTACTTCGAAGACGTCGATCTGGGCTTTCGGCTGGGCCGCGCCGGCTACGTCAACCGGTTCGTTCCCGGCGCGGTGGTCACCCACACCGGCGCCCACTCCACCTCGGGTGACGAGTCAGCCCGCATGATTCAGGCGCACCACGACAGCGCGAAGCGATTCCTCGCGCAAAAGTATCCGGGCCGCATGCTCGCCCCGATTCGTGGGATGCTCGGCGTCGGCCTCGACATCCGCTCCGCTATTGCGCGGCGCGCCACCGCTCGTCGAGCGACGCGGTGAACGCCGTCGCCGCCGCGTAGCTCGGCAGCAGACCGTCGCGCTCGGCCTGCTCGAGCGTCGGGGCGTCAGTGTCTTTCGGCGACAGGAGGATCTCGCCAATGTCGGTCGGAAATTCGAGCCCGATCGTCTCGTCGACCGGGGTGATGCCGTGTTCGCGGGTCGGCGAGTAGGTTTCGCTCACGAGGTAGGTGACCGTCGTGTTGTCCTCGAGCGCGACGAAGGCGTGGCCGAGACCCTCCGCGATGTAGAGCGCGCGTCGGTTGTCGGTGTCGAGGCGCACGGCCTCCCACTGCCCGAAGGTTGGTGAGCCGACTCGTATGTCGATGACGTAGTCGAGAATCGCGCCCGAGAGCACCTGCACGTATTTCGCCTGACTCGGCGGCACATCGGCGAAGTGGATTCCCCGCACAACGCCACGCTTCGACACCGAGCCGTTGCCCTGCTTGAGGTCGATCGGGTGACCCACGGCCTCTGCGAGAGCGTCGAACCGGTACCACTCCCAGAAGACGCCCCGGTCATCAGGAAACTGGCGCGGGGTGACCTCGACGGCGCCGTCAATCGAGAGCTTGCGAATCTGCATGTTCACAAGCCTAGAGTGGGCGCGCTCAGCGCTGGCTATCCTTGACCGGTGACCCCGAGCATCCGTACTGCCGCATGATCGCGCTGCGCGTCGTCCTCGACGGCGTCAGCGCCGAACCGGCAACCGGGGTCGGCCTGCACGCCCTCGAACTGACCCGTGGCCTCATCGAAACCGCGCCGCGCGGGTGCGAGGTGCGCGGCTTCACGCCCTCGCTGCCTGACAGCGAATACGACATCATCGCCGAGAGGCTGCCCGGCCTCAGCACCCTCGACAAGAGCGCGCTCGACCGGCGTCAGCTGGCCGCCGCGTGGCAGCACGGGTTCAGCCGGCTGCCCGGGTCGGGGCCGATGCATGCCCCCAGCCTCTTGGCACCGCTCTACCGGCATGATCGGGTCGACGACCCCAACGAGCAGATCATCGTCACCATTCACGACACGGCTGCCTGGTCGCACCCCGAAGTGCTCACCAGCCGCGGAGTCGCCTGGCACCGCGCCATGGCGCGCCGCGCCCACAAGTACGCCGACGCGGTGGTTGTGCCGAGCCACTCGGTCGCCGACGAACTCGCCGACATTCTCAGCTTCGGCGACCGCATTCGCGTCATCCCCGGGGCCGTGGGTCGCGCCTTCCGGGTACCCGACGACGCCGATGCGGTCGCGCGCCGCCTCAGCCTGCCGTCGACGTTCATCGCGCTGACCGGAACCGTCGACCGCCGCAGTGGGCTCAGCTCGATCATCGACGCGCTCAGCCTCCCCGATGCCCCCGACCTGCCGCTCGTCGTCTTCACCGATTCAGGGTCGGGGAGCGCCCTGGATGCGGCGATCGCCGACTCCCCCGCCCGGCGCAACCGCCTTCTCGTGCTCGACGGACTAGAGGCCCACGAGCGCGCTGTCGTGCTGGACCGCGCCCTCCTCGCCATCGCGCCCCTGCTCGCCGACAGCTTCGTCATCGCGGCGCTCGAGGCGATGACGCTCGCCACGCCCCTCGTGCATACCGATCAGCCGGCGCTGCGAGAAACCGTCGGAGACGCGGGCCTGCTCGTCGAATCGGACTCCGTCGCTGACCTAGCGGAAGGGCTGGCGGCGCGCCTCAGCGAGCTCGCCTCCGACACCGAAGCACGAACCGTGCTCGGACTCGCCGGGCAGGACCGTGCCCGGGCCTTCACCTGGCGTGATGCTGCCGAAAAGACCTGGCAACTGCACGCCGACCTATAGATGCCTCGGCCCGGAGGAGCCAACACCCCTACTACGCCGCCTCCACTATCGACTCAGAGAGACATCGGCGCGGGCAGCAATGGCTTTGATCAGCGCGGACGCGTTCTCGGCGCCGAATCCGGCTGCTATCGCTTCATCGACGTAACCAGCGGCAACCTCGAGCCCGGCTATAGGGCTTTCACACTCCGCCGCAAAAGCCTTGATCAGCCGTGTGTCCTTTTGCATCAGCGCGAGCGCGAAGGAGGGCGAGTAGTCGCCCTCCAGGACCGCGGGACCGACGCCGTCAAAGATCGGTGAACGGAAGTCGGTGACCGAAAGCACCTCCAGGACGGCACCCAAATCGAGCCCCGCCTTATGCGCGAACGTGAGTGCCTCACCGAGAGCAAGCAGCTGCGACGCCACGATGAGATTGCCGACGAGTTTCATGCGAACCCCGCTACCGGGCCCACCCACGTGGTGAACAGAGCTACTAATGGCATTGAGAACGCCTCGCGCAGCCTCCACGACGTCCGTCTCGCCGCCGGCCACGACCCAGAGACCGCCCTGGCGTGCTTCACCCTTCGAACCAAATACGGGGGCATCGACGAAACGAACATTCCGCTGGTCGAACGACGCTCGTTCCTCCGCGCTCACCTCCGGACTGATGGTCGAGAGGTCCACCACGATCGAGTTGGCTGAGACGATCTCGGCGAGACCCTCCTGGCCAAGAACGACGGCTCGAACGGCGGCATCATCGGCAAGGCAGTAGAGCACGAAGTCAACCTCGGCCACGGCATGTTCAACCGACTCAGCCTCCACAGCCCCCTCGGCAACCAGATCGGATGCACGGCCCGCCGTGCGATTCCATACGGTCACCGTGTGCCCGGCCTTCAAAAGGTTGTGGGCCATACCGTGACCCATCACGCCCAACCCCAACATCGCAACCGTCGCCATATCAGTTCACCGTCGCGTGGCTCGGGGAATTTGCGAGCTTCCATGACTGCAGAAAACGCAAGTAAGCGGTGGCCCCGGGATCCTGCAAGCCGATGCTGCGGTCCTGCAGCCACGAGGCCCGGCCCCGCCGAGACTGAAGTTCCTTCGACGTCATGACGCCCCGCTCAGCAGCAGCGATAGCAGCGTCGATCCGCTTTGCTGCGCCTTCCGTGTTGCGCAGCGCCTCGGCCGCGGGGAACATTGCGTCCAAAATCGTCTTGTCGCCGACTTGAGACTTGCCCCGCTGACTGATGGATTCGGCCGCCGCTAGAGCAAACGCGTTGACCATCTCAGAATCAACCTTTTCAGCGTCGCCCCAGACTCGAGACCCTGCCAGCAAAGCGCCCGCCACTAGTGCTGCCATCGTGGAGGGATTGGCGTTGGCGAAGGCTTTTGCGCAAGCGAGAACCACTTCAGTCGGCTTCGCATCAGACGGGAGCTGCTCGAGCGCCTCCAGCGCCGCTTGTGCACCCAACGAGACCGTGATGCCGAGATCCCCGTCCCCCAGCGCCTGGTCGAGATCTCCTAATTCATCCGCGTACCCAGGAAACACCCCAAGGCAATTCCGGATCGCCAGGTTGAGTTCGTGTCCGTTCATCGTTGCTTATGCCTCTCGGAAGAAGGGGGATTCAGCCGGCGACTCAAGCAGCGCCAGTCGCTCGTCGGTCAACGCCAGGATGGAAATAGAAGCACCTGCCATTTCGAGGCTTGTCGCGTATTCACCGACGTAGCTCTTGGCGATGGTGATCCCCTGGGAACTCAACATCTGGTGGGTTTTGCGGAAGAGCAGGTACAGCTCCTCCAGCGGAGTTGCACCCATTCCATTCACTAGAACCGCAACGCGATCGCCCGATGTCACGCCCAGGTCGTCAATGAGGCGCCCGGTTAGGTGTTCAGCGATCTCGTCAGCAGTCTCCATAGATCCCCGATGAATACCAGGTTCGCCATGAATTCCAATTCCGATTTCCATCTCATCGTCGGCGAGCTGGAAACTAGGCTTCGCTGTTGTGGGAAGGATCGTCGGGGACAGTCCAACCCCCATCGTGGCGGTGTGATTGATGATGTCCTCTGCCACCGCAGCAACCTGGTCGAGGGAATCGCCACGCTCAGCAGCCGCACCAGCGGCCTTGAAGGCAAAGAAGATTCCCGCGACGCCGCGACGATCGGCCGCCCGCTCCTTCGGTTGGCTGGCGACATCGTCGTGCCCGAGCACGGTCACAGTGCGAATTCCCTCTAGTTCGGCCATGTCAGTCGACAGGTCGAAGTTGAATACGTCGCCTCCGTAGTTGCCATACAGGTACAACACCCCCGCGCCGCCGTCGACAGCTTTCGTGGCCTCGAGAATTTGTGCCGAAGATGGCGAGGAGAACACATTCCCGATAGCTACGCCATCGCATAGTCCCCGGCCGACGTAACCCTTGAACAGCGGCAAGTGACCCGATCCGCCCCCGGTGACGATTCCGACTTTGCCGGCGACCGGTGCATCGGCGCGCACCAATACGCGACGATCCGGCGTCGGCGCTTTTACTAATTCAGGATGCGCCAACAGAATGCCGTCGACGAATTCATCGACGAAATCTTTCGGGTCATTGATGATTTTCTTCACGATTGCTCCGAATCCTTCGTTACTGCCAGTGGCGTGGGTGGTGGTGTAGGCACGCGAGGTGGTGCCCCGCGAGACTTACGCAAACGTCGTTGAGCGCTGAGATAGTCGAGAATCATCACGCCGATCAGAATGACGCCCTGGGCGATGGCGTACTCGTACGACGACAGGCGTATCGCGGTGAAGCCGCTGGAGACAATCTGCAGAGCCATAGTTGCCAGAACTACGCCCGCGACCGAGGCGAATCCTCCGTTGGGATTCGTGCCCCCCAAGACCGCGATCACAATGACGAGCAACACGTACGAGGATCCATAGTCCGCGGATGCGGTGGGGTTCCGCGTCAGGAAGAGCACTCCGGCGATGCCCGCAAGTGTGCCTCCCATTGTGTAGGTGCTCATCAACACGGTTCGGCCACTTATGCCCGAGAAGCGAGCGGCCACAGGGTTTGCACCCTGAAGCTGTATCTTGCGCCCCAGAGGAGTCTTAGAGATAAAGAGCGCGACGACGACAGCGATGACTATGAAGACTACGAAAAGCAGAGGAACCGGGCCGATCGCAGTCCGTCCGAAATCAGTCAGGGCCTGCGGAGCGCCATAGAGAGTTGAACCGCCTGTCACGACGATCGCAATTCCGTTGAGAATCTGCATCGTGCCCAGCGTCGCGAGAATTGGCGTAATCCCCACGCCGCTCACGAGGACTCCATTGAGAACCCCGCAAGCGACACCCATGGCGATACCCGCCAACAAAATCGGAATGGTCAGGCTCTCCGCGAGAGCCTGATCTGTCGATGCGACGGCTGAGTACAGCATGACCACTGTGATCGCCGACAAGTTTGCGATCGCCACGAGGGAAAGATCGATACCGCCGGTGAGCATGGCAAGCATCATTGCGATGGCGAGGATGCCGATCTCGGGAGCGGCTACACCCATATTCTGCAGATTGATGGGGCTGAGAAACACGCGCGGGTTCAGTGTGGCGAAGATCGAGAAGACGAGGAGCACGGCGATGACCATCCGCCCCGTCTTCCTGTTGCCAGCGCGATCAATGACGCCCCGTGCGAAGGCACTCGCCTGCTCATTGAATCGAGCAGCTACCCCATGAGACGCGCTTTCAGCGGGCCGCTCCGGCGCCGTTCGTTGACTCACGATGCGCCACCCTTCACGACGTGTTCAGCCTTGGGTTCGTCGAGCGTATGCACCCGCCGCGCCTTCTTTCTGGCGGTGACCGCTTGAACACCGACGCCGACGATGAGGAGGAAGCCGACCGCAGCGCGCAACCAAGCGCTGGGAACACCGGCCAGCAGCAGACTGTTGTTGATTACCTGAATGAGAAGGACGCCCATCACCGTGCCGAGCACCGACCCGCGGCCACCGAAAATTGAAGCCCCGCCCAGCACCACAGCAGCAATGATGTCCAGCTCATTTCCGACGAGATCTTGTGGGTTGGCGCTGCGCCCCATCACCATGTGAGCGATGCCTGCGATCGCCGCTAGGACGCCAACGAGCACATACATGAGAATTTGCGTCCGCATGACGCGAAAGCCCGCGCGCCGTGCGGCTTCAGCGTCGCCGCCGATCGCATACAGGGAGCGTCCAAACATGGTCTTGGTGAGCATCCACCAGACCAGAACACTGAGACCGATGGCCACGACCGCCATCACATGGAGTGACGCGCGCCCCGTCTCTGTCCTGAAGTCAAGGACGGAGAGAGAGGACAGCGCCGCGAGGGATGGGGGAAGTTGCGCGTAATAGGTTGCCCCGATGTAGGTGTACATGACACCGACGAAGAGACCCTGCGTACCCAGGGTGACAATTAAGGTAGGGAGGCGGTAACGGGCTATGACTACGCCGTTTATAAGACCCAACACGGCACCAATGGCCAGCGCGAGAGCGATGATGACGAGAGCTGGCAGCTCTGGGGCCGTGGTGATCGCAAACGAGACGGCGGTATACGCCGAAAAGATTGCCACGGCCGCAAACGAGACGTCGATACCGCCCGAGACGATCACGATAAGTACTGCGAGGGCGAAGATGAGTGGAACAGTCGCGCTACGGAGGATCGAAAAAGCTGTCCCCACTGTGAAGAAAGCGGGGCTCAGCGTCGACATCGTCACGAACAAGGAGAGAAGGACAAGCGCGAGAATGCCCTCGTTATTGGGCCCGCGCAGTCGGCGAAGCGTGTCCATAATCAGGCCGCCATCCTTTCCTGGATAGCCCCAGCACTTATTTCGTCGCCGGACAACTCGTGCTTAAGGCGGCCCTGGCCGACGACCAGAATTCGATGACAGCACGCGACGAGTTCGGGGGCGTCATCGGAGATTACGATGATCGCCATTCCTTGTTCCGCCGCGGCACGCAAAAGTGCGAGAATCTGCGCCTTGGAACCCACATCGACGCCCACGGTCGGCCCATTGAGAATCAAGACCTTCGGATCGGTTGCCAGCCACTTCGCGATAACCACCCGCTGGGCGTTGCCTCCCGACAAAGATCGCACGGGCGCCTCCGGGTTGGGGGCCTTGATGCTCAGCGACGAGAAAAGCCGCGTGATGGTGCCCGTCACCCGTCGTCGATCGAGAGCACGCCACCGATTACGGTGACGATCGAGAGAGGCCGCGATAATGTTGTCCGCAATCGGTTTCTCGAGAAACAGCCCCTGAGACAGTCTGTCCTCAGGCACATAGCCGATACCGGCTGCGACAGCGTCGCCGATGGATCGAATCGAAGAGACTCTCCCATCGACCGCAATGGTGCCGGAAGCGGCGGGCCGCACCCCAAAAATAGCCTCCGCAATCTCCGTGCGTCCCGAGCCCAGAAGCCCCGTGACGCCGACGATCTCTCCTGGACGGACAGCGAAACTGACATCGTGAAAAGCACCGGGCAAGTCAAGGTGGCTGACTTCGAGACGGGGTGCGAGATTCTCGTCGAGGACTGCCACATCGCGCGATTCATCGAGCACTCGCCCGGTCATGTGCTCTGCGATAGAGCGTCGGTCGAAGGACTCGACGAGACCCGTTGTCACGACACGACCGGATCGCATGATGGTGACGCGCTGCGAGATGGCGAGTACCTCTTCAAGTTTGTGAGAAACGAAGACCACTGACACGGCCTTGGCACGCAAACGATCCACCAAAGCGAAGAGTTGAGTCACCTCAGTGTGGGTGAGTGCTGTCGTGGGCTCGTCCATGATGATGACCCGAGCGTCATTGACGAGAGCGCGACAAATGGCGGTGAGCTGCTTGTCTGCAACAGAAAGCTCACCCACCTCGCTATCGAGGTCGAGATCGAGTTGCAGTTCGTCAACGATCGCTCGGGCTCTTGGCCGGATCATCCGCGCTCGGTACAGCTTCTGCCTACTTGCCACCTCTGCCGTCAAGACAATGTTCTCGGCCACGGTCAAGTTGGGGAAAAGGGAAAAGTCTTGGTAGATAACCTGAACACCCCTGGTGATGGCGTCGGTCGCGTTCATTCTCGAGTGCTTCTCGCCATCGATTATGACGTGGCCACCGTCTGGTCGCTCAACACCGGAGATCACCTTGATCAGCGTGGACTTGCCGCAACCGTTCTCGCCGGCCAGACAATGCACCTCGCCGGGTAGGAGGTCGAGCGATACGCCGTCGAGTGCCTGAACACCCCCGTACCGCTTCGTGATGTCACGAACCGAGAGGACCGGGGACGTCAAGTCCGTCGGGACAGAATCCATCATTGGCCTTCCTGGCGGGGAACTCCGGGAGCGCGCGAACGGACGCGCTCCCGGAGCTCGACTGGGTGAGGAGCTTAGAAGTTGTACTGAGCCGCAGTCTCTGCGTCGGCAGCCACAGAGGCGGCCCCCACAAAGACGTTGTCGTAGCCTTCCAGCTTCTTCAGGGAGGTGTAGCCCTCAATGCCGAGGTCGGTGCCGTCCTCAATAGTGCCGCCATCGGCCAGGATTCGTGCGATCTCCAGCTGAGCCTTACCTGCAAGGGCAGGGTCCCAGAAGAAGATCTTGTCGATCGAACCGTCAGCAAGATACTGATTTGCGACCGAGGGAATCGAGGTGCCCATCACGCAGACCTGATCCTCGAGACCGGCCTCCTGGACAGCGCGCCCGATACCCGGCACGTCGTTCCCAGCGGATCCCTGAAATCCCTTGATGTTCGGGTACTTCGCCAGGATTTCCTTGGCGCGT
The sequence above is a segment of the Microcella alkaliphila genome. Coding sequences within it:
- the rfbB gene encoding dTDP-glucose 4,6-dehydratase, which produces MRLLVTGGAGFIGSNFAHHVIEHTDHHVTVLDKLTYAGNLASLGGLPADRYTFVKGDIGDTALVDELVTDADAVVHYAAESHNDNSLADPRPFLDTNIIGTYTLLEAVRRHGKRFHHISTDEVYGDLELDDPNRFTEATPYNPSSPYSSTKAGSDLLVRAWVRSFGVQATISNCSNNYGPYQHVEKFIPRQITNVLRGERPKLYGAGLNVRDWIHADDHSSAVLTILEKGEIGETYLIGADGEKNNKEVVELILTQLGQPADAYDHVTDRPGHDLRYAIDSSKLRDELGWQPRYTDFTAGLAATIDWYRDNEAWWAPQKDATEARYAAQGQ
- the rfbD gene encoding dTDP-4-dehydrorhamnose reductase — translated: MTRILITGAGGMLGRDLQTALGGRAVTAATRADLDITDVEAAADAVAGHGVVVNCAAYTAVDAAESDEQAAHLINATGAENLARASARHGARLIQLSTDYVFAGDATTPYSEDAPLAPVSAYGRTKADGERLARAAHPAGTIIVRTAWLYGQHGPNFAATMLRLAAERETLTVVDDQRGQPTWTADLAAQIVALIDSPVTSGVFHGTAAGETTWFGFARAVFENAGLDPERVQPTDSSSFVRPAPRPAYSVLGHDAWAAEGLPTPRNWRAALDAAFAAGAVRTP
- a CDS encoding glycosyltransferase family 2 protein, with protein sequence MSRPADRPTVSVALCTHNGERFVGQQVTSILNQTVPVDEIVVGDDASRDGTVAVIEAAVADARGRGLEIDLTIVRREAPLGVAKNFEDTVARTTGDLVALSDQDDVWPADRLARLIPVFSDPAVMLVHSDARLVDADGVPTGGLLLDTLDATVRERNALTSGHAFDVLLRRNLITGATAVMRGPFARGALPIGEGWIHDEWFAMVAALSGGVRLVPEPLLDYRQHGGNQIGASAVDWERRRQKLTEARDERAARLIARAASIAEFADAHPEVANARIRETLHRKLAHERWRASLPVSRVARVPRVAAAAVGGRYHRYNRGLIDVARDLAQPATTRPL
- a CDS encoding glycosyltransferase family 2 protein; this translates as MGAAENEHGDAATLAVVTVAYRSDEVLPTFLRSIPPASSEPVTVVVVDNAPTAGDARSHAEECGAQYLALAANPGYGGAVNAAVKTLPASVEWILVSNPDVVLGAGAIDELLAAARASDRVGSAGPTVLGGDGALYPSARSVPSIRTGVGHALFGRVWPSNPWSARYLGTRRASDGTADVGWLSGSCVLVRRAAFDEVGGFDEGYFMYFEDVDLGFRLGRAGYVNRFVPGAVVTHTGAHSTSGDESARMIQAHHDSAKRFLAQKYPGRMLAPIRGMLGVGLDIRSAIARRATARRATR
- the rfbC gene encoding dTDP-4-dehydrorhamnose 3,5-epimerase: MQIRKLSIDGAVEVTPRQFPDDRGVFWEWYRFDALAEAVGHPIDLKQGNGSVSKRGVVRGIHFADVPPSQAKYVQVLSGAILDYVIDIRVGSPTFGQWEAVRLDTDNRRALYIAEGLGHAFVALEDNTTVTYLVSETYSPTREHGITPVDETIGLEFPTDIGEILLSPKDTDAPTLEQAERDGLLPSYAAATAFTASLDERWRAAQ
- a CDS encoding glycosyltransferase, which gives rise to MTGDPEHPYCRMIALRVVLDGVSAEPATGVGLHALELTRGLIETAPRGCEVRGFTPSLPDSEYDIIAERLPGLSTLDKSALDRRQLAAAWQHGFSRLPGSGPMHAPSLLAPLYRHDRVDDPNEQIIVTIHDTAAWSHPEVLTSRGVAWHRAMARRAHKYADAVVVPSHSVADELADILSFGDRIRVIPGAVGRAFRVPDDADAVARRLSLPSTFIALTGTVDRRSGLSSIIDALSLPDAPDLPLVVFTDSGSGSALDAAIADSPARRNRLLVLDGLEAHERAVVLDRALLAIAPLLADSFVIAALEAMTLATPLVHTDQPALRETVGDAGLLVESDSVADLAEGLAARLSELASDTEARTVLGLAGQDRARAFTWRDAAEKTWQLHADL
- a CDS encoding NAD(P)-dependent oxidoreductase, with amino-acid sequence MATVAMLGLGVMGHGMAHNLLKAGHTVTVWNRTAGRASDLVAEGAVEAESVEHAVAEVDFVLYCLADDAAVRAVVLGQEGLAEIVSANSIVVDLSTISPEVSAEERASFDQRNVRFVDAPVFGSKGEARQGGLWVVAGGETDVVEAARGVLNAISSSVHHVGGPGSGVRMKLVGNLIVASQLLALGEALTFAHKAGLDLGAVLEVLSVTDFRSPIFDGVGPAVLEGDYSPSFALALMQKDTRLIKAFAAECESPIAGLEVAAGYVDEAIAAGFGAENASALIKAIAARADVSLSR
- a CDS encoding DAK2 domain-containing protein is translated as MNGHELNLAIRNCLGVFPGYADELGDLDQALGDGDLGITVSLGAQAALEALEQLPSDAKPTEVVLACAKAFANANPSTMAALVAGALLAGSRVWGDAEKVDSEMVNAFALAAAESISQRGKSQVGDKTILDAMFPAAEALRNTEGAAKRIDAAIAAAERGVMTSKELQSRRGRASWLQDRSIGLQDPGATAYLRFLQSWKLANSPSHATVN
- a CDS encoding dihydroxyacetone kinase subunit DhaK; its protein translation is MKKIINDPKDFVDEFVDGILLAHPELVKAPTPDRRVLVRADAPVAGKVGIVTGGGSGHLPLFKGYVGRGLCDGVAIGNVFSSPSSAQILEATKAVDGGAGVLYLYGNYGGDVFNFDLSTDMAELEGIRTVTVLGHDDVASQPKERAADRRGVAGIFFAFKAAGAAAERGDSLDQVAAVAEDIINHTATMGVGLSPTILPTTAKPSFQLADDEMEIGIGIHGEPGIHRGSMETADEIAEHLTGRLIDDLGVTSGDRVAVLVNGMGATPLEELYLLFRKTHQMLSSQGITIAKSYVGEYATSLEMAGASISILALTDERLALLESPAESPFFREA
- a CDS encoding ABC transporter permease translates to MVIAVLLVFSIFATLNPRVFLSPINLQNMGVAAPEIGILAIAMMLAMLTGGIDLSLVAIANLSAITVVMLYSAVASTDQALAESLTIPILLAGIAMGVACGVLNGVLVSGVGITPILATLGTMQILNGIAIVVTGGSTLYGAPQALTDFGRTAIGPVPLLFVVFIVIAVVVALFISKTPLGRKIQLQGANPVAARFSGISGRTVLMSTYTMGGTLAGIAGVLFLTRNPTASADYGSSYVLLVIVIAVLGGTNPNGGFASVAGVVLATMALQIVSSGFTAIRLSSYEYAIAQGVILIGVMILDYLSAQRRLRKSRGAPPRVPTPPPTPLAVTKDSEQS
- a CDS encoding ABC transporter permease — encoded protein: MDTLRRLRGPNNEGILALVLLSLFVTMSTLSPAFFTVGTAFSILRSATVPLIFALAVLIVIVSGGIDVSFAAVAIFSAYTAVSFAITTAPELPALVIIALALAIGAVLGLINGVVIARYRLPTLIVTLGTQGLFVGVMYTYIGATYYAQLPPSLAALSSLSVLDFRTETGRASLHVMAVVAIGLSVLVWWMLTKTMFGRSLYAIGGDAEAARRAGFRVMRTQILMYVLVGVLAAIAGIAHMVMGRSANPQDLVGNELDIIAAVVLGGASIFGGRGSVLGTVMGVLLIQVINNSLLLAGVPSAWLRAAVGFLLIVGVGVQAVTARKKARRVHTLDEPKAEHVVKGGAS